In a genomic window of Glycine max cultivar Williams 82 chromosome 13, Glycine_max_v4.0, whole genome shotgun sequence:
- the LOC102669724 gene encoding uncharacterized protein gives MVTIGGGDLHSEAWYLDIGCSNHMVGRKDWLIDLDTSKKTQIKLADSKALTVEGMGNIVTKRKDGKVALIENVPFVPGMKCNLMSVGQLIEKGFLVIMKLDYLEMYDQHQRLVLKSPLSKNKPFKLQFDLLG, from the coding sequence ATGGTGACTATCGGTGGTGGAGATCTTCATTCTGAGGCTTGGTACTTAGATATTGGATGTTCAAATCACATGGTAGGCCGTAAAGATTGGTTAATTGATCTTGATACAAGtaagaaaacacaaattaaacTTGCAGATAGCAAAGCTCTAACAGTAGAAGGTATGGGAAATATTGTGACAAAGAGAAAGGATGGGAAAGTTGCATTAATAGAAAATGTACCGTTTGTACCAGGAATGAAATGCAACTTGATGAGTGTTGGCCAACTGATAGAGAAGGGATTCTTAGTCATCATGAAGCTTGATTACCTTGAGATGTATGATCAACATCAGAGATTGGTGCTCAAGTCTCCACTGTCTAAGAACAAACCTTTCAAACTACAATTCGACCTGCTAGGGTGA